The following is a genomic window from Bombina bombina isolate aBomBom1 chromosome 3, aBomBom1.pri, whole genome shotgun sequence.
TGGCACCCAGAGCACCTCATGGACATAGTCTTGAAGGGCCAGCATGGCAGTTAGCAGATCCAATACAGCCTGGTCCATCAAGATCTCTTTCTTCTGCACTCCATACACAGCTAAGCCCCTCAGAAGAACTGTCCACTGAGAAAGCTTATATCCACCGCCCATCTCAGGTTTCAGTAAAACAAGCAGAGGAGCaccacaaaaaagagaaaaaaccccAAAAGCCAGGCAAATATATATGCCAGTACTGTAGCCGGCCATGTGCCAAGCCAAGTGTTCTTCAGAAGCATATCAGATCTCATACTGGAGAACGTCCTTACCCCTGTATCCCATGTGGCTTTTCTTTCAAGACAAAAAGCAATCTGTACAAGCATAGGAAATCTCATGCTCACAGGATAAAAGCTGGACTGGCCTCAGAAATTGGTGCAGAGATACATCCGTCCAGTTTAGATTTGGATAAACTTGGAAGGGAAGAGATAGAAGATCCAACTGAAGGAGAAAGTACTGATTCTGAGGAGGAGACAAGCACATTACCAAGCATGGCAGAGCTCTCCCCTCTGCAAAAGCATGGCCTTTCATCTCGTTCCTCTCATAGTGTTGGGAGCCAGCATGGAATGAGTCATGATGTTTTCTCCCTGGCCCAACCAAGCACATCACTAGGAGTAAAGGAGAGCACAGCATTTGCAGACCCCTCTTTTGATTCTAGTCAAAAATTAGAAGACACTCACTCAATAAAACAGAAGCTTGCATTGCGTCTTAGTGAGAGGAAGAAGGCCAGTGAGGAGCAGACATTCCTCAGCCCAGGAAGCAAAGGAAGCACAGAATCAGGTTATTTTTCTCGTTCAGAAAGTGCAGAGCAACAAATAAGCCCCTCCAATACCAATGCCAAGTCATATGCTGAAATCATCCTTGGGAAATGTGGGAGAATTGGGCAGAGGACCTCCATATTGACTAATCCTGCCCCACCTCAAGGAATATCAGATGAGAAACCAAGCATGGTGCCATTATCTTTGCCCAGAACACAGGTTATTGAACACATTACAAAGCTTATTACCATAAATGAGGCAGTGGTAGACACCAGTGAGATTGATAGTGTTAAACCTCGGAGAAGTTCACTGTCAAGACGGAGCAGCATTGAATCTCCAAAGGCAACATTATACAGAGAGCCTTTCCAATTTGACTTAAAGTCTCCAGGATCCATGGGTCAGATGGATCCCAAGAATTTAGCTGAGAAAGTGAAAGGAGAACATTCATTCCTTTCACTTCAGCAGTCCCACAGTGCCACAGAGACTGTGCCTCTTCTGCGAAGCCACTCAATGCCTTCTTCTTGCACTATAAGCTCTCCACATCCTTTTAGAGCTAGTTACTCATTTGATGAAAGGATTGTTGATTCTGACGTCTTAAGCCACAGTCAAGCATTTTCCTCACATCCACGGCTATTAAAAAGACAACCAGCAATAGAGCTGCCTCTGGGAATGGAGTACACAACAGAGGAAGGAAGCTCCACAAGTAAAGACATCCCTTTTAACCCATCTGAAGATCCAGATGCCAAAGAAAGTGAAACTTCTAAGAAGTGTCGCAAAGGGGGAAGAATAAAGGGTTTGATCTATGAATGTAATATTTGTGGAGCAAGATATAAAAAAAGGGGCAACTATGAAACCCATAAAAAGTACTATTGCTCAGATGTACACATCATGAAACCTCAAACTGTGGTGCCTCATAGCTCAGCAGAAACCGAAAAAGGTTTAGGAGAGCATGAAACTTGGCCTCAGATAATACATTACAAACTTGGGCATGGCCTAGAACTCACTCCCCTAAGAAAAAGACGGAAAGAGAAAAGTCTAGGTGATGAGGAAGATCCTCCCGCTTTTGACACAACTGAATATCGTCCATCTGCCACAGTAACAAGTTCCCACTATGCCACATCTGACACAGATTTAAATATTTCTAGAAATGTAGCAAAGCATTCTGCTGATCAGAGTGAACCAATGTCATTGTCAGATGCCCCTCTCAGTATGCCAGCTTTGGAAAGCAAAGAGAGGACGACAATATCTAAAGAGATCTCTGTCATTCAACACACCAGCTCCTTTGAAAAGGCCGAAACCATGGAACTTCTTAGTAGTTTTGAGGATGAAGAAAAGCCTCTAGCAAAATCTTCCTCTTTCACTTTAAGTCAGCATCCTCGGCCATCCCAATCGCTGCAGCCAAAATTGGTTCGTCAACATAATATTCAGGTCCCAGAGATTCTTGTCACAGAGGAACCAGACAAACCAGAAGCAGAACCTGAACCGCCCATAAAAGAAGAAAAATTAGAGGAGTTTCAGTGGCCACAGAGGAGTCAGTCTCTTTCTCAACTTCCTGCAGAAAAACTCCCTCCAAAAAAGAAAAGGCTTCGATTAGCAGAGATGGCCCAGTCTTCTGGAGAGTCCAGCTTTGAATCAATGTCCCTCACACGTAGTCCGAGCCAGGAAAGTAGCCTATCTCATGCATCCAGTCGTTCAGTTTCTTTTGATCGTGAAGAGATTACGAAGCCTGAGGTATCAGGGCAGACATCCGAAACGTTGTCAAAATCCTTTGTGCATCACATGCTTACTGTACCTTCACATCATCAACAAGTTAGAGAGATGAGGAGGTCGGCATCAGAGCAAACACCAGATGTATCTCATACATCCCAGATAGCTGAGAATCGGAGCAAATCATTTGATTATGGAAGCTTACAATTCCCAGCGTCAACATCGGGACCTACAGCACAAGAGAGGAGAAAATGTTTCTCAATCAGACAGAGTTCCCTTAGCAGACAAGTGGAACATGAACCAGAATTAATGCAAAGAGACTGGAAAGAAACAGAGACACTTTCCTCATCAAGTCAAGGCCCCAAATCCACCCATCAGCCTTTTCCTACATCACATGAGTCTCTGCCTACTGAGTCTTCCCAGCAAAAGCAAAGTTCTAAGACAGACCAACCCTTGACTGAAGACACAGAGAAGACTTACTTACCACAACAGCTGTCCCTTTTTCATGACCAGCCCCTATTGAAGCTGCCAGAAAATCCTTCAGAACTTATATCTTCTCAAGCAATGAGTGATTTGCTCTCTAATCAATTTCCTCTTTCATATGTCACTCCAACTGTGTTTCAAACACCAACACTGCCCTTACAACATACACTCCTCCACCCAAGTCACATTCAGATACCCCAGCATCTAACTCCTCATACAGACATTCCTTTTAGAGAACAGTCTTCATTTTTATCTCTTCCCTCAACTTTCTTACTGTCAATGCGACCCCAGTTTGCACTTCCTTTGCCCACCGACATCGGGATGCACTATTCACAATTAAAACCAATGATTTCACTTCCAGTGGGGACATCCAGCTTCTCTCCTTGCAAGACTTACTTTTTAGAAAACTTACATACAACCCCAGACAACCCATTGACATCAGAGTCCTCCACCCAGGCTGTCCCAGTTTGTTCTGATCCAACTGTATCTCTTGTTGTTCCAGTAAGAGTTCATACTCATATGCCTTCCTACGGTACTGCAATGTACACAACACTGTCCCAGATCCTTGTCACCCAGCCACACTGCAGTTCTTCTGCTGTGCTGCGGACATTTAATGAAAGCAAATCCAAGGGTTTTGACTTGGCACATATCTTGCCAGAAGATCAGAGCAACCTTTACCAAGCTCCGTACCTCCATGTGCCATTTCCAACAACACAATCCAGCAGTTATATCCCTTTCAAACCAGCAGTTGATAGTCATCTTGGGTTGGATGGAAGTTCCTCATCTGTTGGAGGAAGCAAGCGTATGTTGTCTCCAGCTGGTAGTCTGGAGCTCACCATGGAAACACAACAACAGAAAAGAGTAAAAGAGGAAGAGATTTCAGACAATGAAGGTCTGGGGGAAATCTTGAAACCTTTGTCTGGGGCACATACAGACTTTTTAGAGAGTAAGACATCAGATATTACTTCTTTGGTTACCAGAATTCAACGCAGCACTGAAATTCTAGCACAACCTTCTGTTGCCCCTGAAAACTTTGCTGTGAAAGAAAAAAGTCAAAGCCCATTAACTCCAacacttcctgggccttcaaacaGCAAGTCGCCTGAGAAATATAAGGAACAAAAGTACACATGCAAAGTACAGATCAAAACAGAGGATTTTGCAGACATCTTAGAgccctcttcctcatttactgctTCCacctctgggacatctgccagtcTTGGAGACTTGAGCCAGCAAGGAGGTACACAGGCTAGAAAGGTACAGAGTTTCCCAACCCTTCATACAACTACAAATGTCAGTTGGTGCTACTTGAACTATGTGAAGCCAAATCATGCCCAGCAAAATGACCGAAGGGCTTCTGTTTACGCTAGCTGGTGCATCAGTTTATACAACCCAAACCTTCCTGGTGTCTCCACTAGAGAAGCTCTATCCCTCCTGAGATCAAAGCAGAAGAATTCCATTGAGATCTACTCTATGGCTGATGCTTTACAGACAGACAGGAGCCTATTGGTGCCTTCAAGAGAGAGGAAACCCAAAATGACTGAGGTGAGAGATGTTTCTCTTTGTGACATGGCTGATATTGGAGCAGTGAGGTGATGTCCAAAGGTTGTTTAGCCCATTAAGATCAGGCAGCATTTGTCAAAGGCAGCACCTGGGAGGGAAAATGTTTTCCTTTAATCAGGTATGACCAATTAGTGGCCCATGGGCCACAGGTTGCCCTTTGCACTACTTTTTGTGGTTCCTGGGAAatagcagaactaagaatgtgtgtcaTAGTTTTAGTGCACACAAGAAAAAgtagaactaaaaatgtgtgttttagTGATTTAGGGTGGGAGGGTGAACAAGGTcacaactcaaaaaaaaaaaaaaattgggagatCAGCAGATCCTGTAACCATGggcatttttaagaaatgtatatattattctATGTCTATATTTTCTTTATGATTATTTAATACAGTGCTGTAGTTGAGTATAAATTGTAGTGGAAGGAGAGTTGGGTCTAAGAATTAAATTGCATCATCCCCTATGTCAGCACAATGTCTTGCAAATAATATattgaggcctatgtatcataggtcttgcggacctgattcgacagtgcggatcaggtccgcaagacctcgctgaatgcgaagagcaatatgctctccgtattcagcattgcaccagcagctcacaagagctgctggtgcaacgccgccccctgcagactcgcggccatttgGCCGTCAGTAGGGGTTGTCagacaacccgatcgtactcactCGGGTTGaattcagagcagacggacagggtctttagaccgctgctacataactgctgtttatggcgagcctgcaggctcgccagaaacacgggacatcaagctccgttcggagcttgatagataggccccattgtgtttgACATATGTT
Proteins encoded in this region:
- the HIVEP3 gene encoding transcription factor HIVEP3, which encodes MEQEQKSIRKLEEGVRKRITKGETLQGRVSPTEGFHSSSKGDIVPQQLLPSSVKNPREGAPRRVGRPCKPKGLSQLQGSKPQPTSPAFMAPRAPHGHSLEGPAWQLADPIQPGPSRSLSSALHTQLSPSEELSTEKAYIHRPSQVSVKQAEEHHKKEKKPQKPGKYICQYCSRPCAKPSVLQKHIRSHTGERPYPCIPCGFSFKTKSNLYKHRKSHAHRIKAGLASEIGAEIHPSSLDLDKLGREEIEDPTEGESTDSEEETSTLPSMAELSPLQKHGLSSRSSHSVGSQHGMSHDVFSLAQPSTSLGVKESTAFADPSFDSSQKLEDTHSIKQKLALRLSERKKASEEQTFLSPGSKGSTESGYFSRSESAEQQISPSNTNAKSYAEIILGKCGRIGQRTSILTNPAPPQGISDEKPSMVPLSLPRTQVIEHITKLITINEAVVDTSEIDSVKPRRSSLSRRSSIESPKATLYREPFQFDLKSPGSMGQMDPKNLAEKVKGEHSFLSLQQSHSATETVPLLRSHSMPSSCTISSPHPFRASYSFDERIVDSDVLSHSQAFSSHPRLLKRQPAIELPLGMEYTTEEGSSTSKDIPFNPSEDPDAKESETSKKCRKGGRIKGLIYECNICGARYKKRGNYETHKKYYCSDVHIMKPQTVVPHSSAETEKGLGEHETWPQIIHYKLGHGLELTPLRKRRKEKSLGDEEDPPAFDTTEYRPSATVTSSHYATSDTDLNISRNVAKHSADQSEPMSLSDAPLSMPALESKERTTISKEISVIQHTSSFEKAETMELLSSFEDEEKPLAKSSSFTLSQHPRPSQSLQPKLVRQHNIQVPEILVTEEPDKPEAEPEPPIKEEKLEEFQWPQRSQSLSQLPAEKLPPKKKRLRLAEMAQSSGESSFESMSLTRSPSQESSLSHASSRSVSFDREEITKPEVSGQTSETLSKSFVHHMLTVPSHHQQVREMRRSASEQTPDVSHTSQIAENRSKSFDYGSLQFPASTSGPTAQERRKCFSIRQSSLSRQVEHEPELMQRDWKETETLSSSSQGPKSTHQPFPTSHESLPTESSQQKQSSKTDQPLTEDTEKTYLPQQLSLFHDQPLLKLPENPSELISSQAMSDLLSNQFPLSYVTPTVFQTPTLPLQHTLLHPSHIQIPQHLTPHTDIPFREQSSFLSLPSTFLLSMRPQFALPLPTDIGMHYSQLKPMISLPVGTSSFSPCKTYFLENLHTTPDNPLTSESSTQAVPVCSDPTVSLVVPVRVHTHMPSYGTAMYTTLSQILVTQPHCSSSAVLRTFNESKSKGFDLAHILPEDQSNLYQAPYLHVPFPTTQSSSYIPFKPAVDSHLGLDGSSSSVGGSKRMLSPAGSLELTMETQQQKRVKEEEISDNEGLGEILKPLSGAHTDFLESKTSDITSLVTRIQRSTEILAQPSVAPENFAVKEKSQSPLTPTLPGPSNSKSPEKYKEQKYTCKVQIKTEDFADILEPSSSFTASTSGTSASLGDLSQQGGTQARKVQSFPTLHTTTNVSWCYLNYVKPNHAQQNDRRASVYASWCISLYNPNLPGVSTREALSLLRSKQKNSIEIYSMADALQTDRSLLVPSRERKPKMTEAHLPPQVQNQTASIEKEEENKVRTEEEVPAVRKSEPSRIRIFEGGYKSNEEYVYVRGRGRGKYVCEECGIRCKKPSMLKKHIRTHTDLRPYVCKHCNFAFKTKGNLTKHMKSKAHSKKCQELGLVPPSPSDLEAEEGTSEERWQDSDVVEEHQFSDLEDSDDEEDSDDEEDEDDDEEESQEEKSQEISPAVSASRSSDDPSQEPEPPDISTAFQFSSQTLPTREQPEKESRKLLMSDLSAPRETSPRRHWSPGKETLVSSRASLSRRHFLQKRETSPKCLSLTRCPSPRRGMSPCQRLPSTREVSPLRCISPQHLSPRHNLSPRAYVSPERGSSPPVRHMSPSKELPGGQYSSLRSGLASPLRYSSPVREELLPSTSDANTQFKVQHGVFPSSALPHRTSGTAGNKQKPEHSDFVTLSRSTRSPLTQHSPPRCMENLLSHLPLHSQHLQRTPYPMIPIGGIQMVQPRPGPHPSLLGPPFSELQPVYHTDVPLRQLHQGDKEQLRTMRSEKDEEDRVISCHSTAPQHPPPSTYCQTTCIPPCSGTLDASSGPQSEECAEGEG